A part of Salvelinus alpinus chromosome 5, SLU_Salpinus.1, whole genome shotgun sequence genomic DNA contains:
- the LOC139575747 gene encoding E3 ubiquitin-protein ligase TRIM39-like isoform X2, with amino-acid sequence MEPEGDPGVLSRRAKRELMESPAPSCLSMNSARSMEPPFNFKREPLTPDLRCSVCSEVLRDPVSIPCGHSYCRQCISTYWVQPGPAGDYVCLQCSKRSRVRPVLCTNPALARLLQGLQQAGFSPALPALGYAGPGDVACDICSGQKLRAVKSCLTCTVSYCESHVRQHYTVPALQRHTLADVTGDGGHKGHQGNAGQTERIKEEETMETEEEERESVSKKMTEVKEEEEDSDEGLSDLKKNPKTKTLISEVKNISKFYSDLKQENSELKHVVRELSKKYTVLKQEATFEKELVDIRTADLNKITATLISDPQQQREAEYVRRNLKNMTMDYVDVTLDPDTAHPQLILSEDRKQVIFGDVWQDLPDNPERFDISVCVLGKEGFSSGRFYYEVQVKGKTGWSLGVATKSINMKGTIYLNPEDGYWTVMLRNGQYWAGAVPTVPIFLREELQKVGVFVDYKEGQVCFYNVEARSHIHSYTGYTFTEKLYPFFSPGNNYSGKNSTPLVITPVDVTD; translated from the exons ATGGAGCCTGAGGGAGACCCTGGAGTCCTGAGCAGgag AGCCAAGCGGGAGTTAATGGAGTCTCCTGCTCCCAGCTGTCTCTCTATGAATAGTGCCAGGTCAATGGAGCCACCCTTTAACTTTAAAAGAGAACCCTTGACCCCTGATCTGAG ATGCTCTGTGTGTTCAGAGGTGCTGAGGGACCCGGTCTCCATTCCCTGTGGACACAGTTACTGCAGGCAGTGCATCAGCACATACTGGGTCCAGCCCGGCCCTGCAGGAGACTATGTGTGTCTCCAATGCAGTAAGAGATCCAGAGTCCGGCCTGTGCTCTGCACTAACCCAGCTTTGGCCAGGTTGCTCCAGGGCCTCCAGCAGGCAGGCTTCAGTCCTGCCCTCCCTGCTCTGGGCTATGCTGGTCCTGGGGACGTGGCCTGTGATATCTGCTCTGGACAGAAGCTCAGAGCGGTGAAGTCCTGTCTGACCTGCACTGTCTCCTACTGTGAGAGCCACGTCAGGCAGCACTACACTGTCCCAGCACTGCAGAGACACACCCTGGCTGATGTCACTGGAGACGGGGGACACAAAGGTCACCAAGGCAAtgctggacagacagagaggatcaAAGAG GAGGAGACTATggagactgaggaggaggagagagagagtgtctctaAAAAGATGACGGAAGttaaagaggaggaagaagattcTGATGAGGGACTCTCTGATCTGAAGAAGAACCCTAAAACTAAAACTCTTATCTCTGAAGTGAAGAACATCTCTAAGTTCTACTCAGACTTGAAGCAGGAGAACTCTGAGCTTAAACATGTTGTTCGTGAACTCAGTAAAAAATATACTGTGTTAAAACAAGAGGCAACATTTGAGAAAGAACTGGTGGACATCAGAACTGCTGATCTGAATAAGATCACAGCTACTCTCATCTCAGACCCACAGCAACAGAGAGAGGCTGAGTATGTGAGAAGAAACCTGAAGAATATGACCATGGACTATG TGGATGTGACTCTAGATCCTGATACAGCACATCCCCAACTAATCCTGTCTGAAGACAGGAAACAAGTTATATTTGGAGATGTATGGCAGGATCTCCCTGACAACCCAGAGAGGTTTgatatctctgtctgtgtcctgGGAAAGGAGGGCTTCTCCTCAGGGAGATTCTACTATGAGGTGCAGGTGAAGGGGAAGACTGGCTGGTCTTTAGGAGTGGCCACGAAGTCAATCAACATGAAGGGGACGATTTACCTAAATCCTGAGGATGGATACTGGACTGTGATGCTGAGGAATGGACAGTACTGGGCTGGCGCTGTCCCCACTGTCCCCATCTTCCTTAGAGAGGAGCTCCAGAAGGTGGGGGTGTTTGTGGATTATAAGGAGGGACAGGTCTGCTTCTacaatgtggaggccaggtctcaTATCCACTCATACACTGGCTACACCTTCACTGAGAAACTCTATCCATTCTTCAGCCCTGGTAATAATTACAGTGGTAAAAACTCAACCCCACTGGTCATCACTCCTGTAGAtgtcactgactga
- the LOC139575747 gene encoding E3 ubiquitin-protein ligase TRIM39-like isoform X1 codes for MEPEGDPGVLSRRAKRELMESPAPSCLSMNSARSMEPPFNFKREPLTPDLSLLTEDQFRCSVCSEVLRDPVSIPCGHSYCRQCISTYWVQPGPAGDYVCLQCSKRSRVRPVLCTNPALARLLQGLQQAGFSPALPALGYAGPGDVACDICSGQKLRAVKSCLTCTVSYCESHVRQHYTVPALQRHTLADVTGDGGHKGHQGNAGQTERIKEEETMETEEEERESVSKKMTEVKEEEEDSDEGLSDLKKNPKTKTLISEVKNISKFYSDLKQENSELKHVVRELSKKYTVLKQEATFEKELVDIRTADLNKITATLISDPQQQREAEYVRRNLKNMTMDYVDVTLDPDTAHPQLILSEDRKQVIFGDVWQDLPDNPERFDISVCVLGKEGFSSGRFYYEVQVKGKTGWSLGVATKSINMKGTIYLNPEDGYWTVMLRNGQYWAGAVPTVPIFLREELQKVGVFVDYKEGQVCFYNVEARSHIHSYTGYTFTEKLYPFFSPGNNYSGKNSTPLVITPVDVTD; via the exons ATGGAGCCTGAGGGAGACCCTGGAGTCCTGAGCAGgag AGCCAAGCGGGAGTTAATGGAGTCTCCTGCTCCCAGCTGTCTCTCTATGAATAGTGCCAGGTCAATGGAGCCACCCTTTAACTTTAAAAGAGAACCCTTGACCCCTGATCTGAG tctgctGACTGAGGATCAGTTCAGATGCTCTGTGTGTTCAGAGGTGCTGAGGGACCCGGTCTCCATTCCCTGTGGACACAGTTACTGCAGGCAGTGCATCAGCACATACTGGGTCCAGCCCGGCCCTGCAGGAGACTATGTGTGTCTCCAATGCAGTAAGAGATCCAGAGTCCGGCCTGTGCTCTGCACTAACCCAGCTTTGGCCAGGTTGCTCCAGGGCCTCCAGCAGGCAGGCTTCAGTCCTGCCCTCCCTGCTCTGGGCTATGCTGGTCCTGGGGACGTGGCCTGTGATATCTGCTCTGGACAGAAGCTCAGAGCGGTGAAGTCCTGTCTGACCTGCACTGTCTCCTACTGTGAGAGCCACGTCAGGCAGCACTACACTGTCCCAGCACTGCAGAGACACACCCTGGCTGATGTCACTGGAGACGGGGGACACAAAGGTCACCAAGGCAAtgctggacagacagagaggatcaAAGAG GAGGAGACTATggagactgaggaggaggagagagagagtgtctctaAAAAGATGACGGAAGttaaagaggaggaagaagattcTGATGAGGGACTCTCTGATCTGAAGAAGAACCCTAAAACTAAAACTCTTATCTCTGAAGTGAAGAACATCTCTAAGTTCTACTCAGACTTGAAGCAGGAGAACTCTGAGCTTAAACATGTTGTTCGTGAACTCAGTAAAAAATATACTGTGTTAAAACAAGAGGCAACATTTGAGAAAGAACTGGTGGACATCAGAACTGCTGATCTGAATAAGATCACAGCTACTCTCATCTCAGACCCACAGCAACAGAGAGAGGCTGAGTATGTGAGAAGAAACCTGAAGAATATGACCATGGACTATG TGGATGTGACTCTAGATCCTGATACAGCACATCCCCAACTAATCCTGTCTGAAGACAGGAAACAAGTTATATTTGGAGATGTATGGCAGGATCTCCCTGACAACCCAGAGAGGTTTgatatctctgtctgtgtcctgGGAAAGGAGGGCTTCTCCTCAGGGAGATTCTACTATGAGGTGCAGGTGAAGGGGAAGACTGGCTGGTCTTTAGGAGTGGCCACGAAGTCAATCAACATGAAGGGGACGATTTACCTAAATCCTGAGGATGGATACTGGACTGTGATGCTGAGGAATGGACAGTACTGGGCTGGCGCTGTCCCCACTGTCCCCATCTTCCTTAGAGAGGAGCTCCAGAAGGTGGGGGTGTTTGTGGATTATAAGGAGGGACAGGTCTGCTTCTacaatgtggaggccaggtctcaTATCCACTCATACACTGGCTACACCTTCACTGAGAAACTCTATCCATTCTTCAGCCCTGGTAATAATTACAGTGGTAAAAACTCAACCCCACTGGTCATCACTCCTGTAGAtgtcactgactga
- the LOC139575747 gene encoding E3 ubiquitin-protein ligase TRIM39-like isoform X4: MESPAPSCLSMNSARSMEPPFNFKREPLTPDLRCSVCSEVLRDPVSIPCGHSYCRQCISTYWVQPGPAGDYVCLQCSKRSRVRPVLCTNPALARLLQGLQQAGFSPALPALGYAGPGDVACDICSGQKLRAVKSCLTCTVSYCESHVRQHYTVPALQRHTLADVTGDGGHKGHQGNAGQTERIKEEETMETEEEERESVSKKMTEVKEEEEDSDEGLSDLKKNPKTKTLISEVKNISKFYSDLKQENSELKHVVRELSKKYTVLKQEATFEKELVDIRTADLNKITATLISDPQQQREAEYVRRNLKNMTMDYVDVTLDPDTAHPQLILSEDRKQVIFGDVWQDLPDNPERFDISVCVLGKEGFSSGRFYYEVQVKGKTGWSLGVATKSINMKGTIYLNPEDGYWTVMLRNGQYWAGAVPTVPIFLREELQKVGVFVDYKEGQVCFYNVEARSHIHSYTGYTFTEKLYPFFSPGNNYSGKNSTPLVITPVDVTD; this comes from the exons ATGGAGTCTCCTGCTCCCAGCTGTCTCTCTATGAATAGTGCCAGGTCAATGGAGCCACCCTTTAACTTTAAAAGAGAACCCTTGACCCCTGATCTGAG ATGCTCTGTGTGTTCAGAGGTGCTGAGGGACCCGGTCTCCATTCCCTGTGGACACAGTTACTGCAGGCAGTGCATCAGCACATACTGGGTCCAGCCCGGCCCTGCAGGAGACTATGTGTGTCTCCAATGCAGTAAGAGATCCAGAGTCCGGCCTGTGCTCTGCACTAACCCAGCTTTGGCCAGGTTGCTCCAGGGCCTCCAGCAGGCAGGCTTCAGTCCTGCCCTCCCTGCTCTGGGCTATGCTGGTCCTGGGGACGTGGCCTGTGATATCTGCTCTGGACAGAAGCTCAGAGCGGTGAAGTCCTGTCTGACCTGCACTGTCTCCTACTGTGAGAGCCACGTCAGGCAGCACTACACTGTCCCAGCACTGCAGAGACACACCCTGGCTGATGTCACTGGAGACGGGGGACACAAAGGTCACCAAGGCAAtgctggacagacagagaggatcaAAGAG GAGGAGACTATggagactgaggaggaggagagagagagtgtctctaAAAAGATGACGGAAGttaaagaggaggaagaagattcTGATGAGGGACTCTCTGATCTGAAGAAGAACCCTAAAACTAAAACTCTTATCTCTGAAGTGAAGAACATCTCTAAGTTCTACTCAGACTTGAAGCAGGAGAACTCTGAGCTTAAACATGTTGTTCGTGAACTCAGTAAAAAATATACTGTGTTAAAACAAGAGGCAACATTTGAGAAAGAACTGGTGGACATCAGAACTGCTGATCTGAATAAGATCACAGCTACTCTCATCTCAGACCCACAGCAACAGAGAGAGGCTGAGTATGTGAGAAGAAACCTGAAGAATATGACCATGGACTATG TGGATGTGACTCTAGATCCTGATACAGCACATCCCCAACTAATCCTGTCTGAAGACAGGAAACAAGTTATATTTGGAGATGTATGGCAGGATCTCCCTGACAACCCAGAGAGGTTTgatatctctgtctgtgtcctgGGAAAGGAGGGCTTCTCCTCAGGGAGATTCTACTATGAGGTGCAGGTGAAGGGGAAGACTGGCTGGTCTTTAGGAGTGGCCACGAAGTCAATCAACATGAAGGGGACGATTTACCTAAATCCTGAGGATGGATACTGGACTGTGATGCTGAGGAATGGACAGTACTGGGCTGGCGCTGTCCCCACTGTCCCCATCTTCCTTAGAGAGGAGCTCCAGAAGGTGGGGGTGTTTGTGGATTATAAGGAGGGACAGGTCTGCTTCTacaatgtggaggccaggtctcaTATCCACTCATACACTGGCTACACCTTCACTGAGAAACTCTATCCATTCTTCAGCCCTGGTAATAATTACAGTGGTAAAAACTCAACCCCACTGGTCATCACTCCTGTAGAtgtcactgactga
- the LOC139575747 gene encoding E3 ubiquitin-protein ligase TRIM39-like isoform X3: MESPAPSCLSMNSARSMEPPFNFKREPLTPDLSLLTEDQFRCSVCSEVLRDPVSIPCGHSYCRQCISTYWVQPGPAGDYVCLQCSKRSRVRPVLCTNPALARLLQGLQQAGFSPALPALGYAGPGDVACDICSGQKLRAVKSCLTCTVSYCESHVRQHYTVPALQRHTLADVTGDGGHKGHQGNAGQTERIKEEETMETEEEERESVSKKMTEVKEEEEDSDEGLSDLKKNPKTKTLISEVKNISKFYSDLKQENSELKHVVRELSKKYTVLKQEATFEKELVDIRTADLNKITATLISDPQQQREAEYVRRNLKNMTMDYVDVTLDPDTAHPQLILSEDRKQVIFGDVWQDLPDNPERFDISVCVLGKEGFSSGRFYYEVQVKGKTGWSLGVATKSINMKGTIYLNPEDGYWTVMLRNGQYWAGAVPTVPIFLREELQKVGVFVDYKEGQVCFYNVEARSHIHSYTGYTFTEKLYPFFSPGNNYSGKNSTPLVITPVDVTD, from the exons ATGGAGTCTCCTGCTCCCAGCTGTCTCTCTATGAATAGTGCCAGGTCAATGGAGCCACCCTTTAACTTTAAAAGAGAACCCTTGACCCCTGATCTGAG tctgctGACTGAGGATCAGTTCAGATGCTCTGTGTGTTCAGAGGTGCTGAGGGACCCGGTCTCCATTCCCTGTGGACACAGTTACTGCAGGCAGTGCATCAGCACATACTGGGTCCAGCCCGGCCCTGCAGGAGACTATGTGTGTCTCCAATGCAGTAAGAGATCCAGAGTCCGGCCTGTGCTCTGCACTAACCCAGCTTTGGCCAGGTTGCTCCAGGGCCTCCAGCAGGCAGGCTTCAGTCCTGCCCTCCCTGCTCTGGGCTATGCTGGTCCTGGGGACGTGGCCTGTGATATCTGCTCTGGACAGAAGCTCAGAGCGGTGAAGTCCTGTCTGACCTGCACTGTCTCCTACTGTGAGAGCCACGTCAGGCAGCACTACACTGTCCCAGCACTGCAGAGACACACCCTGGCTGATGTCACTGGAGACGGGGGACACAAAGGTCACCAAGGCAAtgctggacagacagagaggatcaAAGAG GAGGAGACTATggagactgaggaggaggagagagagagtgtctctaAAAAGATGACGGAAGttaaagaggaggaagaagattcTGATGAGGGACTCTCTGATCTGAAGAAGAACCCTAAAACTAAAACTCTTATCTCTGAAGTGAAGAACATCTCTAAGTTCTACTCAGACTTGAAGCAGGAGAACTCTGAGCTTAAACATGTTGTTCGTGAACTCAGTAAAAAATATACTGTGTTAAAACAAGAGGCAACATTTGAGAAAGAACTGGTGGACATCAGAACTGCTGATCTGAATAAGATCACAGCTACTCTCATCTCAGACCCACAGCAACAGAGAGAGGCTGAGTATGTGAGAAGAAACCTGAAGAATATGACCATGGACTATG TGGATGTGACTCTAGATCCTGATACAGCACATCCCCAACTAATCCTGTCTGAAGACAGGAAACAAGTTATATTTGGAGATGTATGGCAGGATCTCCCTGACAACCCAGAGAGGTTTgatatctctgtctgtgtcctgGGAAAGGAGGGCTTCTCCTCAGGGAGATTCTACTATGAGGTGCAGGTGAAGGGGAAGACTGGCTGGTCTTTAGGAGTGGCCACGAAGTCAATCAACATGAAGGGGACGATTTACCTAAATCCTGAGGATGGATACTGGACTGTGATGCTGAGGAATGGACAGTACTGGGCTGGCGCTGTCCCCACTGTCCCCATCTTCCTTAGAGAGGAGCTCCAGAAGGTGGGGGTGTTTGTGGATTATAAGGAGGGACAGGTCTGCTTCTacaatgtggaggccaggtctcaTATCCACTCATACACTGGCTACACCTTCACTGAGAAACTCTATCCATTCTTCAGCCCTGGTAATAATTACAGTGGTAAAAACTCAACCCCACTGGTCATCACTCCTGTAGAtgtcactgactga